GAAAGTTCGCGCAAGGCGAGTTGTCATTTCTCAAGCTTACTCCGAAAAAAACGATTCTTTCCAAATTAGATAGAATTAAAATTTTTTGGGAAAAAAAAGAAATTCCTTATACGAAAAAGGATTCCGTCTTCTACGCTTGGATTCCGATTTCTCCGGATTTTAATAAAAAAAGCGGAATATTAGAAATTCATAATAAAAATCTTTTTAGAAAAAATGACTACAAAGAATATGAAATTCCCATTCGCAAAACGAGCTTTTCCGAAACAAAAATTTCTTCTTTAGTGATCGATAAAAAATACACCTCGCAAGAACTTTCTCAGGAAACTTTGAATTTTATCGCCGCTTGCTCTCAAGCAAAGGCCGAAGCATTTCAGTCGAAAACCGACTTACAAATTGTGTCCGATTTCGTCTATCCAGTTCAGGAAGTTCACTTTACAAGTCCGTTTTATAAAAGACGTATTTATAACAAAACCAAAGGAAAACCTCATGGCGGAGTTGATTTCAAAGGTGCGGTGGGAACCCCGATTTATGCGATCAACGATGGAACGGTAATTTTGTCCAGACCGATGTATTACGAAGGGAACCTTACCGTAATCGATCACGGCTTGGAAGTTTATTCTTTATATATGCATCAATCCGAATTAAACGTAAAAGTAGGCGACAAAGTAAAAAAAGGAAGTCAGATCGGTAAAGTGGGTTCCACTGGAATGTCCACGGGCCCACACCTTCATTTAGGCTTGCGAGTTCAAGGAACGATGGTGGATCCACTTTCCGCAATCGGTCAAAAATTTTTTGATTAATATTTTTTGAATATTCTGTTTATTTACTACTCGAAAATAAGCGGTCGGTTTTGCAAAAGTACAGCGGTTCTCAAAAATTAAGTCAAATCGGGAAATCCCGAATTTTTAAAGGAAGATTCTAATTTTCGAAATAAGTTTGTCATAGTATTCTATTCGTGCGCTCGAGTAGTAATTTAAAAAGTCTCCTTATATTTTTTAGGCTTTAAACCTTCTCAAAGGAATGGAGTCGGGCACGCCTTTTGATCGAATTAAAACTAAATCGTAATGGAAGCGCATATTTTACGACCCATAGGAGAGTTCTGCGTTGAGTTTCCCCTGATTTTGGGTGATGAGCGAGAGATTTTTCTCTATCAGAAAATCATACTTTTTGCAAGTAAAAAGCTTCATTCTTATCGGAATACTTGAAAAATACCAGTTTTTGATCCTTATGATCCCAAAAGCCTTCTTCATTTGTGGATAAGTTTATGACCCCTTGCCGGGTAAATCCAGATCGCCGCCTGAAATTGGATTGTAACTGAATTTACGGACATTGTTTTATTTCAGAATTAACATGAGTTCGGGCTAATGTAGATATTCCAATACTTCGCTCGGTTCAAGATCGTATCCTATCGCCCGATTTCCGGTCCAATTGATACCGACTAATAAATTATCCTTTTTTAATCCAGGGAGCCATCGATCGACAAAATCTTGATAAGAAATTTCATGGGGCTTAAATAAAGAATAAGCATCGCTATATTCTATTATATTTCGAACTCGTTTCAAAGAGGACCAAAATGGCATGGATCTTTTTCCAGAGGAAGTCATAGGGCTCGGAAAACCTTTACCATCTCGTAAAGTCCATACTATCTTATATTTTTTTATATCTATAAAAAATTGATGATATTGAGCAGCGGATGATCTCATAATTTTTACGTCCGGGATCAATATGTTGTGACTGTAATAAGCAACATTAAGCTGAAACCTCGCTAAAAACGTAAATAAGATTATGACTTCGAACGACTTTCTCGAAGGAAGTTTTAGTATGAGTTTCTACAATTTATAGTTTTCTGATAAACTTTAACTTCCCTATTCTCATTAGAGTTGTTGAAAAATTCAATGATGAAATTTAACAAAACCGCTTCAATCGTCCATTTTAATGAAACGGAAGCAAATGGAGAATTAATTTTTCAAAAACTCTATTCTCTTTTAAAGCCTTGTAGAATTTTTTCCACTGATTCTTCATGAACTCTTCCTTTAACCAAACTTTCCGAGATATGAAATAAAAAGGAATCGGGGAGCTTATTTCCCGAAGCGATAAAAAATCCGGTTTTAGCGTACCTGGGTCTTAGGTTATCGTAATAAGTCCAAAAAACCCCATCCATTCTTCTTTCAAAATTTTCTTCACCGAGTTCGTGAACTTCGATCATCTCTCCTTGATTGACAGATAAATCCAAAAATTTTACAAACTCAGGTTTAACCTTATCGATTTCTAAAAACGGTTCCGGAAAATAAAAAATCCGAATCGATGGATAACGGTTCGGATCAGTTTCACTGGAAGAAATAATTCCCGCAATTTGTCCGGTTCCGGTCCGATCCTTTAACGTTAGATTCTTAGGATTATGAAAGTAAAAATCCTCCGGTAGAGAAAGTTGAATTTGAATATCTAAATTTTTCAGAACTCTGGATTCCGAATCATAATTCCAATTTGTAAGTTCTTTTTGCTCCCAAGTCGGTTTAAAAAGTAAATAAGAGGTTAACATCTCGGCTTGTTGAAGCGCTTTAAAACTCAAAAGTCCGGCTGTCAAAACCATGAGACCGAGCAAAGAAATTCTATAAAAGACCGTACTTTCCAAAAAGCGAAGAATAAAACCTACGACACAATAAACCGCGATAAAAATGACACCGGATCGATTGGAATAAAAATCCGTAAAGAAAAGCGACAAGATACAAGAAATGAATACGATTCCTTCCGCGATCGG
The nucleotide sequence above comes from Leptospira weilii. Encoded proteins:
- a CDS encoding M23 family metallopeptidase — translated: MQKYFRIFYVIFLTQFLNTETIFAKDKPGIKTKEIKLTDTAHHEFKKEKPKKNQKKENQEFEFIKKKEALFFFSIQTRKFAQGELSFLKLTPKKTILSKLDRIKIFWEKKEIPYTKKDSVFYAWIPISPDFNKKSGILEIHNKNLFRKNDYKEYEIPIRKTSFSETKISSLVIDKKYTSQELSQETLNFIAACSQAKAEAFQSKTDLQIVSDFVYPVQEVHFTSPFYKRRIYNKTKGKPHGGVDFKGAVGTPIYAINDGTVILSRPMYYEGNLTVIDHGLEVYSLYMHQSELNVKVGDKVKKGSQIGKVGSTGMSTGPHLHLGLRVQGTMVDPLSAIGQKFFD
- a CDS encoding DUF2750 domain-containing protein, whose protein sequence is MRSSAAQYHQFFIDIKKYKIVWTLRDGKGFPSPMTSSGKRSMPFWSSLKRVRNIIEYSDAYSLFKPHEISYQDFVDRWLPGLKKDNLLVGINWTGNRAIGYDLEPSEVLEYLH